The following are from one region of the Acidobacteriota bacterium genome:
- a CDS encoding tetratricopeptide repeat protein, whose amino-acid sequence MQKARTSLFLFILAFTICPAAPAQTKPSSRISFASLAAKADAARDADRLDEAVVLYRKALALRPSWAEGWWSLGTIQYDRNAYADAARALQKVTVLVPDNGNAYAMLGLCEFELGREELSLQHIEKGKHIGIHKDEALGRVLLYHEGVLLQRKGSFQAAQETLEELCLRGGNGDEVANALGMTLLRMTGKAAPAQGSTDANVVLRVGRAECLAGQKKYDEARPAFEEVVKDNPTYPNIHYAFGLFLMEIRDVVNGVEQFKQEIANHPDHVLSRLRIAACLYKEDSAAAIPYAEEAVKLSPGLGFAHYLLGLLLLDADQSARAIPELEIAQKTFARDPRIYAALGSAYSRTGRKQAAAQARVTFDRLNKEAEDSKKSGPQAGDLMGIPLGTSPRH is encoded by the coding sequence GTGCAAAAGGCTCGAACGTCACTCTTTCTCTTCATCCTTGCCTTCACAATTTGTCCTGCTGCGCCTGCACAAACCAAACCTTCCTCTCGAATCAGCTTTGCCTCGCTAGCGGCCAAGGCTGACGCCGCGCGCGATGCCGATCGACTGGACGAAGCGGTAGTCCTTTATCGGAAGGCTCTCGCACTCCGGCCTTCCTGGGCCGAAGGATGGTGGTCGCTGGGAACCATCCAGTACGACCGCAACGCCTACGCAGATGCGGCCCGCGCCTTGCAGAAAGTCACCGTGCTGGTTCCGGATAACGGAAATGCCTACGCAATGCTCGGACTGTGCGAATTCGAATTGGGGCGGGAAGAACTTTCCCTTCAACACATCGAGAAGGGAAAACACATCGGCATTCACAAGGACGAGGCACTTGGGCGCGTGTTGCTCTATCACGAAGGCGTCCTGCTGCAACGAAAAGGTAGCTTCCAGGCTGCGCAGGAGACACTGGAAGAGTTGTGCTTGCGTGGCGGCAATGGAGATGAGGTCGCCAATGCTTTGGGGATGACGCTGTTGCGTATGACTGGCAAGGCTGCGCCTGCGCAAGGCTCCACCGATGCGAACGTCGTGTTGCGCGTCGGCCGTGCGGAGTGCCTGGCCGGCCAAAAAAAATACGACGAAGCGCGCCCTGCGTTCGAGGAGGTCGTAAAAGACAATCCGACCTATCCCAACATTCATTACGCTTTTGGATTATTTCTCATGGAAATTCGCGATGTGGTAAACGGAGTGGAACAGTTCAAACAGGAAATCGCGAACCATCCCGATCACGTCCTCTCACGTTTGCGGATTGCGGCCTGCTTGTACAAGGAAGATTCCGCAGCAGCGATTCCCTACGCGGAAGAAGCCGTCAAACTCTCTCCGGGCCTGGGATTTGCTCACTATCTCCTCGGATTGTTGCTGCTCGATGCCGATCAGTCGGCACGCGCCATCCCAGAATTGGAGATTGCCCAGAAGACATTTGCTCGCGATCCCCGAATCTACGCTGCGCTCGGTTCAGCGTATTCCCGTACTGGACGTAAACAAGCCGCCGCACAAGCTCGCGTCACTTTCGATCGACTGAACAAGGAAGCGGAAGATTCGAAGAAGTCCGGCCCACAGGCAGGAGACTTGATGGGAATTCCACTCGGTACTTCCCCGCGACATTGA
- a CDS encoding carboxypeptidase regulatory-like domain-containing protein, whose translation MKSSVARYSRVLLLVLMCLAGSAAFAQYRASIRGTVTDPQGAIVSGATVTLTNKETNQSSTTTSDGSGIYNFNGLPPSKFSLTVEKTGFKKKVLDNVVVISEQSNSANVELDLGQVTESVTVNADDAPLLNTESANLGGSIRAADIQKLPSIGRDAFQLLQLAPGAFGDGAQSAGGGTANLPGTTIGGTGSTDGVFKIENGGQITANGARTGENNYQIDGVGTTSVTWGGTSVITPNEDSIKEVRVITDNYDAENGRYRGAQVQIISQNGTNDIHGSLFFKGHRPGLNAFQKYNGLSGVTRDAARFNDWGGTVGGPIWKNKIFGFFSYETLSNKSHGTDGSGWYETDAFRALATSGTNASAFYGFPGVGPFGGQQTDTNAGNTLDCAFVGLREGTDCHYIPGGGLNLGSPLTGELGSRDLAYNFCLETDGEGNCVYNTPGTGGNGNPNNLGANLTDVPTIAFFNGIRTISDSNHRQYNGRLDFNATNKDLIAFSIYYVPNTSTSLNGNGLRQMNTFNSNYKNRAMTLLWNHTFGATMANEARINAAGWQNKDLADNPSAPWGLPSVGFNAARGVTPNGYGIGSFNGFDQWTYAGKDVLTKVHGAHTMKMGGEFTRLLSVDAPFWADRPGYQFNNVWDFLNDAPISENVQSDPQTGVPSALRKDLRSNVIGLFFQDNYKLRSNLTVTAGLRWEYFGPITEKQDKLASVVFGQGANRFTDLRLRTGGGQFNAQKTNFGPQLGFAWSPNGVMGHDFSNRLVIRGGIGIAFNGVAQSNTLDVRFNPPFVSNQPTLTGSDIQYIGSFPTNIHDPNGYASNPATILTFGTDNLPVTGTVGDLTALAATQPTTYSYHYTMGGEYDLGHRWVASVGYQGSLTRHLTQHYNLYNIGSALGLELNPKVHGITYYGNDGSGRFNALLLELKHSIGNSFMLDTQYRLSENKDSGSNAYAGGFYQWNMATNYARSDFDSRHAFKIFGVWSPTIFKGQNNLLEKVVGGWSISGILNAHTGFPWTPFYNSNDLTGGFDPVFFLDPNGFGGGSSSSAGSGQVLPGSSVGGFNPNYRDDKAHAGLGSQFFTPPAIVPGVLFDCLFANPDPVRCPDGQLAPGPIPGAPGVRRNAFTGPGYFDIDATLSKSFGLPKLPILGENAKLEIRASFFNLFNKVNLTSVQTNVLDDHFGEAQNALGSRVIEMQARFNF comes from the coding sequence ATGAAATCCAGTGTGGCTCGGTATTCCCGAGTTCTTCTCTTAGTTCTAATGTGTCTCGCGGGCAGCGCAGCCTTCGCACAATATCGTGCTTCGATTCGGGGAACCGTCACGGACCCGCAGGGAGCGATCGTTTCCGGCGCGACGGTCACGCTCACCAACAAGGAAACGAATCAGAGCTCCACCACGACCAGTGATGGCAGCGGCATCTACAACTTCAACGGCCTGCCTCCCAGCAAGTTCTCGCTCACCGTCGAGAAAACGGGCTTCAAGAAAAAAGTTCTCGACAACGTAGTGGTCATTTCGGAGCAATCCAACTCGGCCAACGTGGAACTTGACTTGGGTCAAGTCACCGAATCGGTGACTGTCAATGCCGACGACGCGCCACTCCTCAACACGGAATCGGCGAACCTCGGCGGCTCGATCCGCGCCGCAGACATTCAGAAGCTGCCGTCCATCGGCCGCGACGCGTTTCAACTTCTACAACTGGCACCGGGAGCGTTCGGTGACGGTGCCCAGAGCGCGGGCGGCGGAACCGCAAATCTTCCTGGGACGACAATTGGTGGTACCGGTTCTACCGATGGCGTGTTCAAAATCGAAAACGGCGGGCAAATTACCGCTAATGGGGCGCGTACCGGTGAGAACAATTATCAGATTGACGGTGTCGGAACGACCAGCGTGACGTGGGGCGGCACATCAGTCATCACGCCGAACGAAGATTCGATCAAGGAAGTAAGAGTGATCACCGACAACTATGACGCGGAGAACGGACGCTACCGCGGCGCGCAGGTCCAAATCATTTCTCAGAACGGAACCAACGACATTCATGGCAGCCTCTTCTTTAAGGGGCATCGGCCCGGCTTGAATGCGTTTCAGAAATACAACGGGCTCAGCGGCGTTACCCGGGATGCGGCCCGTTTTAATGACTGGGGCGGCACGGTGGGTGGCCCTATTTGGAAAAACAAGATTTTCGGTTTTTTCTCGTACGAAACGTTGAGCAATAAATCGCACGGGACCGACGGCAGCGGCTGGTATGAGACCGATGCATTTCGTGCCTTGGCCACATCGGGAACGAACGCCTCAGCGTTTTACGGTTTTCCTGGTGTCGGGCCCTTCGGCGGCCAACAAACCGATACCAACGCGGGGAATACCCTGGACTGCGCATTTGTCGGCCTCAGGGAAGGAACCGATTGCCACTACATCCCAGGTGGCGGATTAAACCTGGGTTCGCCGTTGACGGGCGAACTTGGATCGCGCGATTTGGCGTACAACTTCTGTCTGGAAACGGACGGAGAGGGCAACTGCGTCTACAACACACCGGGCACCGGAGGCAATGGTAATCCGAATAACCTGGGCGCGAACCTGACAGATGTCCCGACGATCGCTTTTTTCAATGGCATCAGGACCATCAGCGACAGTAACCATCGACAATACAACGGTCGACTGGACTTCAACGCCACGAACAAGGACCTGATTGCGTTCAGCATCTATTACGTGCCCAACACCAGCACAAGTCTGAATGGCAACGGCTTGCGACAGATGAACACCTTCAACAGCAACTATAAGAACCGCGCCATGACGTTGTTGTGGAACCATACGTTCGGTGCAACTATGGCCAACGAAGCCCGTATCAACGCCGCGGGGTGGCAGAACAAGGACTTGGCGGACAATCCCAGCGCTCCGTGGGGACTTCCTTCGGTCGGCTTCAACGCGGCCCGGGGTGTCACGCCGAATGGCTACGGGATCGGGTCTTTCAATGGCTTTGATCAGTGGACCTATGCAGGCAAGGATGTTTTGACCAAAGTCCATGGCGCACACACTATGAAGATGGGCGGAGAGTTCACACGTTTGCTTTCGGTGGACGCTCCTTTCTGGGCGGATCGTCCTGGATACCAGTTTAATAATGTGTGGGACTTCCTCAATGACGCGCCAATTTCCGAAAACGTTCAATCGGATCCGCAAACTGGAGTTCCCTCTGCGCTGCGCAAGGATCTACGTTCCAACGTGATCGGTTTGTTCTTCCAGGACAACTACAAGCTGCGGTCCAACCTTACCGTGACTGCGGGATTGCGTTGGGAATATTTTGGTCCGATCACGGAAAAGCAGGACAAGCTTGCTTCCGTCGTGTTCGGTCAGGGAGCGAATAGATTTACGGATCTGAGACTTCGCACCGGTGGGGGCCAGTTTAATGCCCAGAAAACGAACTTCGGGCCGCAACTTGGCTTTGCGTGGAGTCCGAATGGAGTGATGGGGCACGATTTCAGCAACCGCCTGGTTATCCGTGGCGGAATTGGAATCGCTTTCAACGGAGTCGCGCAGTCCAACACGCTCGATGTGCGCTTTAACCCGCCGTTCGTTTCAAATCAACCAACGTTGACGGGATCTGACATCCAATACATCGGAAGCTTCCCCACAAACATTCACGATCCGAATGGCTACGCTTCGAATCCGGCTACGATCCTGACGTTTGGGACCGACAATCTGCCAGTTACCGGCACGGTTGGTGACTTGACCGCACTGGCCGCAACACAACCCACGACCTATAGCTATCACTACACGATGGGGGGCGAGTACGATCTCGGCCACCGCTGGGTCGCTTCTGTGGGGTATCAAGGAAGCCTCACTCGCCACCTAACCCAGCACTACAACCTCTACAACATCGGCTCAGCTTTGGGGTTGGAGTTGAATCCCAAAGTGCACGGCATCACCTACTACGGGAATGACGGATCGGGCCGCTTCAATGCTTTGTTGCTGGAACTAAAACATTCCATTGGCAACTCCTTCATGCTGGATACCCAATACCGGCTGAGCGAAAACAAGGACTCGGGCAGCAATGCTTATGCCGGCGGATTTTACCAATGGAACATGGCGACGAACTATGCCAGATCTGATTTCGATAGCCGTCACGCATTCAAGATATTCGGAGTCTGGTCCCCCACGATCTTCAAAGGCCAAAACAATTTGTTGGAGAAAGTGGTTGGCGGCTGGAGCATTTCCGGAATTCTCAATGCTCACACCGGATTCCCCTGGACACCGTTCTACAACAGCAACGATCTTACGGGAGGATTTGACCCGGTCTTCTTCTTGGATCCGAACGGATTTGGCGGTGGATCGTCAAGTTCCGCAGGATCTGGACAGGTTCTGCCAGGATCGAGCGTCGGCGGCTTTAATCCGAATTACAGAGACGACAAAGCGCATGCAGGTTTGGGTTCACAATTCTTTACCCCGCCTGCGATTGTGCCCGGCGTCTTGTTTGACTGTCTCTTTGCCAATCCGGATCCCGTACGCTGCCCAGACGGTCAGCTGGCACCTGGCCCGATTCCTGGCGCGCCCGGCGTCAGACGTAATGCGTTTACCGGACCTGGATACTTTGACATAGACGCAACTCTCAGCAAGTCGTTCGGCTTGCCGAAACTGCCCATCCTGGGAGAGAACGCGAAGCTGGAAATTCGCGCGAGCTTCTTTAACCTGTTCAACAAGGTGAATCTCACGAGTGTCCAGACCAACGTTCTCGACGACCATTTCGGAGAGGCACAAAACGCACTCGGCTCCCGCGTCATCGAAATGCAGGCACGGTTTAACTTCTAA
- a CDS encoding sel1 repeat family protein: MRKNTSANRIARKIAVQAMGLALSLSTLAVTAQSGAAQDKMSEQCSLAIVTKQAVGSAKICDPKTVRGLAKNGHVFEQNQLGIVSMLAIGPDYNPQQALQWFERSAHKGYAPAQVNLGVMYANGWGTAPNLGAALHWFREASDEGYARADYNLGILYMQGRGVKKDYAEAMRYLRKGAEAGDSSAQTNLGYLYSEGLGVARDPKTAAIWYGKAAESGDAMGQNDLADLYLRGEGVAQSDTEAFRLFQQAASKGQTGARIKLGYMYSVGRGTQKNIETACAWITAATLAGDERGRDLLHSLEGQLSATQLANARAQAKKLNAESEAQLSAKALLP; this comes from the coding sequence ATGAGAAAGAACACTTCAGCCAATCGAATTGCACGAAAAATTGCGGTGCAGGCCATGGGTCTGGCCTTGAGTCTGTCGACTCTGGCGGTGACCGCTCAGTCCGGCGCCGCTCAGGACAAGATGTCCGAACAGTGCAGCCTGGCCATTGTCACGAAACAGGCAGTTGGATCGGCGAAAATCTGCGATCCGAAGACGGTCCGGGGTCTCGCGAAAAACGGACACGTCTTTGAACAGAATCAACTGGGGATCGTCTCCATGCTGGCGATCGGTCCCGACTACAACCCTCAGCAGGCCCTGCAATGGTTCGAGCGTTCCGCCCACAAGGGCTACGCTCCTGCCCAGGTGAACCTCGGCGTGATGTATGCCAATGGCTGGGGAACGGCGCCGAATCTCGGTGCGGCGCTGCATTGGTTTCGGGAAGCGTCCGACGAGGGATATGCCCGCGCCGACTACAACCTCGGCATCCTCTACATGCAAGGTCGAGGAGTAAAGAAAGACTATGCCGAGGCCATGCGCTACCTGCGTAAAGGAGCCGAAGCCGGAGACTCCAGCGCCCAGACGAACCTCGGCTACTTATACAGCGAAGGACTGGGCGTGGCTCGCGATCCGAAGACGGCCGCGATCTGGTATGGCAAAGCCGCCGAGAGCGGCGATGCTATGGGCCAGAATGATCTTGCCGACCTCTATCTTCGCGGCGAAGGAGTTGCGCAGAGTGACACCGAGGCGTTCCGCCTCTTTCAGCAAGCGGCGTCCAAAGGACAAACCGGCGCACGAATCAAGCTCGGCTACATGTACTCCGTGGGACGCGGCACTCAGAAGAACATCGAAACGGCGTGCGCATGGATTACCGCCGCGACGCTGGCCGGAGACGAACGTGGCCGCGATCTGCTGCACTCTCTCGAAGGTCAGCTTTCCGCTACTCAACTCGCGAATGCCCGAGCGCAAGCAAAAAAGTTGAACGCGGAATCGGAAGCACAGCTCTCCGCCAAGGCTTTGCTTCCGTAA
- a CDS encoding PD40 domain-containing protein has translation MTEINGSGRLKFGAYEADLHTHELWKHGTRIKLVGQPFDILAVLISRPGQLVTREELREELWPGDTFVDFNHGLNAAVNKLRDALCDSAEDPKYIETLPRRGYRFIATVERAVSEESPAKNSPVAEVEGTKVSIVDLPSVSAPVQPQAVAESATLERSGRYPKKRLLRYLVPAVVVLAGIAWLVGSSLHPSGEQQEKLLAEKNRARAPMLLTGLSDPTSDPAFSPDGNRIAFRRNGFVPGTSGIWVKQIGTEELTQITSSDTGDCCPVWSPDGHTLAFSRFSNSERTIYRVSEKGGPPERLYSAPLTSKHGELDWSPDGNIALVGDIAGGGSAIFLLSTEDGTTRQLTSPMPPDSDWGPAFSPDGTQIAFLRASGARFPASIMLMSAAGGEVRRLTTDPQPVDGLPAWTADGSALVFAARESDSYRLWRVPVTRGIPTQIAEVGSPAWSPAISKRGFRLAYLRLSNARSIQQIDLHTARQNARGLITSVGGQNAGPQISPNGKRLAFMSDRSGAMDIWVSDRNGENPVQLTAVGTAGTPRWSPDGKTIAFDVGLGPDWRQPRAIFLVNAVGGVPRALVQDAFNNPVPSWSRDGAWIYFASDRSGAWQVWKIPSNGGTATQVTTQGGFAAWEASDHYLYYSKHRDENPELWRVPVGGGTEAPVFPRVQPVDWGAWTTIDKGIFFVGTGPQPVPTLSFFDFTSLTIRPITIFPEPPFWLGAPADGTSVLFDLPGSEASHVMVLDNFH, from the coding sequence ATGACAGAGATCAATGGTTCAGGTCGGCTGAAGTTCGGGGCTTATGAAGCGGATTTGCACACCCATGAACTCTGGAAGCACGGTACCCGGATCAAATTGGTCGGTCAGCCTTTTGACATCCTCGCCGTCCTGATCTCCCGCCCCGGACAGCTGGTTACCCGCGAAGAACTGCGCGAAGAATTGTGGCCTGGGGATACCTTTGTTGATTTCAATCATGGTTTGAACGCCGCCGTGAACAAGCTTCGGGACGCGCTGTGCGATTCTGCCGAGGATCCCAAGTACATCGAAACCTTGCCCCGCAGGGGATACCGGTTTATCGCAACGGTAGAGCGCGCTGTCTCCGAAGAGTCACCGGCAAAGAACTCGCCCGTTGCCGAAGTGGAAGGGACGAAGGTTTCCATTGTCGACCTGCCGTCCGTGTCGGCCCCCGTCCAGCCACAGGCAGTTGCGGAGTCCGCAACACTCGAAAGATCTGGCCGCTATCCGAAGAAGAGACTGCTGCGCTACCTGGTTCCGGCGGTGGTTGTTCTCGCCGGGATTGCTTGGCTGGTGGGAAGCAGCCTTCACCCGAGCGGCGAGCAGCAAGAAAAATTGCTGGCGGAAAAGAATAGGGCGAGGGCGCCGATGTTGCTCACAGGCTTATCGGACCCGACCAGCGATCCGGCATTCTCTCCGGACGGAAACCGCATCGCATTCCGCCGCAATGGATTTGTTCCCGGCACCTCTGGGATTTGGGTCAAGCAAATCGGGACCGAGGAACTCACCCAGATTACGTCGAGTGACACGGGTGATTGCTGTCCAGTCTGGTCGCCTGACGGACATACTCTGGCATTTTCACGATTCTCAAATTCGGAGAGGACCATCTACAGGGTGTCTGAAAAAGGTGGTCCGCCCGAACGGCTCTACTCGGCGCCCCTGACTTCGAAGCACGGTGAATTGGACTGGTCGCCCGACGGAAACATTGCGCTTGTCGGGGACATTGCCGGCGGAGGGTCCGCCATCTTTCTGCTATCGACGGAAGACGGCACGACTCGACAGTTGACCTCGCCGATGCCGCCGGATAGTGATTGGGGTCCAGCGTTTTCTCCTGACGGAACGCAAATCGCGTTTCTTCGCGCGAGCGGAGCACGTTTTCCTGCCAGCATCATGCTGATGTCGGCTGCGGGGGGAGAAGTCCGGCGATTGACTACAGATCCGCAACCGGTCGACGGCTTGCCAGCCTGGACGGCAGACGGGTCCGCGCTCGTCTTCGCTGCGCGCGAATCGGATTCTTACCGGTTGTGGCGGGTTCCCGTTACGCGCGGGATTCCCACTCAGATTGCAGAGGTCGGCTCGCCGGCATGGAGTCCGGCAATCTCGAAACGGGGATTTCGCCTTGCCTACCTGCGATTGAGTAACGCCCGGAGTATCCAACAGATTGATTTGCATACCGCTCGGCAGAATGCGCGGGGACTGATTACATCGGTCGGCGGTCAGAATGCCGGGCCACAAATTTCTCCCAATGGAAAACGCCTTGCGTTTATGTCCGACCGATCCGGTGCCATGGATATCTGGGTCAGTGATCGCAACGGTGAGAATCCCGTTCAACTGACCGCGGTAGGAACTGCGGGAACTCCGCGTTGGTCTCCCGATGGCAAGACGATCGCCTTCGATGTTGGCCTCGGTCCGGACTGGCGGCAGCCTCGGGCCATATTCCTGGTGAATGCGGTCGGTGGCGTACCCAGAGCATTAGTGCAGGATGCTTTCAACAACCCAGTTCCGAGTTGGTCGCGCGATGGCGCATGGATTTACTTTGCCTCCGACCGATCCGGAGCCTGGCAGGTGTGGAAGATTCCGTCGAATGGCGGCACCGCAACGCAGGTCACAACTCAAGGCGGGTTCGCGGCCTGGGAGGCATCAGACCACTACCTCTACTATTCAAAACATCGCGACGAAAATCCAGAACTCTGGAGAGTGCCGGTCGGCGGCGGTACCGAAGCCCCCGTGTTTCCCCGGGTTCAGCCCGTGGACTGGGGCGCTTGGACCACGATTGACAAAGGAATCTTTTTCGTCGGGACCGGGCCGCAGCCGGTTCCTACCTTGAGTTTTTTCGATTTCACCAGCTTGACCATTCGGCCGATCACTATCTTTCCGGAACCTCCTTTCTGGTTGGGCGCGCCGGCCGATGGAACTTCGGTGCTCTTCGATTTACCGGGCAGTGAAGCAAGCCACGTGATGGTGCTGGACAATTTTCACTGA